One window of the Janthinobacterium sp. PAMC25594 genome contains the following:
- a CDS encoding S9 family peptidase, whose amino-acid sequence MKSTRQDFPGAHGHVLAARLDAPDGAIRAYALFAHCFTCGKDVLAARRIAQGLTQHGIAVLRFDFTGLGASEGEFAATNFSSNVDDLLAAADFLRAKHAAPQLLIGHSLGGAAVLAAAAQVPEATAVVTLAAPSTPAYVTRMFSAHLEQIAAEGEALVQLEGRPFRIRQQFVDDAGSHSLKAHIAGLRRALLVMHAPNDTTVSLSNAMDIFTAAKHPKSFVSLDDADHLLTGRDDAAYVANVIAAWSARYLA is encoded by the coding sequence ATGAAATCCACCCGGCAAGATTTTCCCGGCGCGCACGGCCATGTGCTGGCGGCGCGCCTCGACGCGCCCGACGGCGCCATCCGCGCCTACGCGCTGTTCGCCCACTGTTTTACCTGCGGCAAGGACGTGCTGGCCGCGCGGCGCATCGCGCAAGGCTTGACGCAACACGGCATCGCCGTGCTGCGCTTCGACTTTACGGGACTGGGCGCCAGCGAGGGTGAGTTTGCCGCCACGAATTTTTCGTCGAACGTCGACGACCTGCTGGCCGCCGCCGATTTCTTGCGGGCAAAACACGCTGCGCCGCAATTGCTGATCGGCCACAGCCTGGGCGGCGCCGCCGTGCTGGCGGCCGCCGCGCAAGTGCCGGAAGCGACGGCCGTGGTGACCCTGGCCGCCCCCAGCACGCCCGCGTATGTCACGCGCATGTTCAGCGCGCACCTGGAGCAAATCGCCGCCGAAGGCGAGGCGCTGGTCCAACTGGAAGGGCGGCCTTTCCGCATCCGCCAGCAATTCGTCGACGACGCGGGCAGCCACAGCCTGAAGGCCCATATCGCTGGCCTGCGCCGCGCCCTGCTGGTGATGCACGCGCCCAATGACACGACCGTGAGCCTGTCGAACGCGATGGATATTTTCACTGCCGCCAAGCACCCGAAAAGTTTTGTGTCGCTCGACGATGCCGACCATTTATTGACGGGGCGCGATGACGCCGCGTATGTCGCCAATGTGATTGCCGCCTGGAGCGCGCGCTACCTGGCATAA
- a CDS encoding CHAT domain-containing tetratricopeptide repeat protein produces the protein MRRLVLGLLLAAPAWLQTVSAGTCQAVIAPWLAQANDANDKEQPAVSLPLFQRSVAACRAANDRAGIATGLLGVGQSLHMLNRYAESEQALLEGWAIRQALDDGDPGRESMYYPSELMYLYRQWSRFDLAWQWGDIALAAKARLIGKDTVSYGTSLSNLSGVALQTKEYARGLPYARQAMQTWARTSGENSTDHAWGMRDVGVLLLRMGRMEEAYGYLERAYRIRLAAFGENRTETQTSVTDMANWYTLSGNDRQALAFAQRALAMAVQRSGADSMQASVALNRLSGIHLRLGESGKAWQEAEDGLRIRRALFGDRHANTVSAWQDVALTALADNQLGRAEVAAAAALEHCRAVYGEAAATCAAHQLAHGGARMALGQYQQALEAAQAAARLAMSGGQALPADEADALLLAAQAQAALGLQDAAETALAGLEARLLQTPPATAGMLDMVRQARLQARAEHAGIGAAELQALAREAGAMARQVAATRGAAHPAHAQALLDAAGLNARAGDAATARSQSARALAIGMAHEQTMLEARAAAQLGALEPDAAGIFLGKQAVNALQATRAGTASLPVPLRQGFVRQKRAAYGQLADRLLDQRRIHEAETVLAMVREDEFHSLVRSAPDPRATRLGYTGAEGEWQRQFEARAAALRAGAQALAAARERQAQGVAQADDAWRRANDAMALLLDGATEALTALASGSVATPAPAGKAGMARAEPLKRGVLHLTYLVTDTRLRIVAQRGGRSGSTIHDVAIDERALAQRIARLRRSAQDPGQDARADAQALYALLLAPASRELDGATSLSLSLDGVLRYLPFAMLHDGRRWLVERLPVSLHASGGEQAGAQEAPRRAPSLALFGQTRASGELPALPFVQRELRAVQAIGHAARIPSQVYLDGDFTGAALQRALPANSSVHIASHFVLRSGAGADSYLLLGDGGKLSLAELAQDGYRFAGLDLLTLSACETAVPAGTDATGRELEGLAWLARQRGARNVLASLWRVSDQSTATLMGDFYAALAQGKGKPQALRQAQLRQIRAARHAVTATRGLTPLDAAGGSGDARGHPFYWAGFILLGS, from the coding sequence ATGAGGCGCCTCGTCCTGGGCCTGCTGCTGGCCGCGCCGGCGTGGCTACAAACGGTATCGGCCGGCACCTGCCAGGCTGTCATCGCGCCATGGCTGGCGCAGGCGAACGACGCCAACGACAAGGAACAGCCGGCCGTCTCGCTGCCCCTGTTCCAGCGCAGCGTGGCCGCTTGCCGCGCGGCGAACGACCGGGCCGGCATCGCCACCGGCCTGCTGGGCGTGGGCCAGAGCCTGCACATGCTCAACCGCTACGCCGAGAGCGAACAGGCCTTGCTGGAAGGCTGGGCCATCCGCCAGGCGCTGGACGACGGCGATCCCGGGCGCGAAAGCATGTACTACCCGAGTGAACTGATGTATCTGTACCGCCAGTGGAGCCGCTTCGACCTGGCCTGGCAATGGGGCGACATCGCGCTGGCGGCGAAAGCCCGCCTGATCGGCAAGGACACGGTCTCGTATGGCACCAGCCTGTCCAACCTGTCCGGCGTGGCGCTGCAGACCAAGGAGTATGCGCGCGGCCTGCCGTATGCGCGGCAAGCCATGCAAACGTGGGCCCGCACCTCGGGCGAGAACAGCACCGACCATGCGTGGGGCATGCGCGACGTGGGCGTGCTGCTGCTGCGCATGGGCCGCATGGAAGAAGCCTATGGCTACCTGGAGCGCGCCTACCGGATACGCCTGGCGGCCTTCGGCGAAAACCGCACCGAGACGCAAACGAGCGTGACCGACATGGCCAACTGGTACACCCTGAGCGGCAACGACCGCCAGGCGCTGGCATTCGCCCAGCGCGCGCTGGCCATGGCGGTGCAGCGCTCGGGGGCCGACTCGATGCAGGCCAGCGTGGCCCTGAACCGCCTGAGCGGCATCCACCTGCGCCTGGGCGAAAGCGGCAAGGCATGGCAGGAGGCGGAGGACGGCCTGCGCATCCGCCGCGCCCTGTTCGGCGACCGCCATGCCAACACCGTCAGCGCCTGGCAGGACGTGGCGCTGACGGCGCTGGCGGACAATCAGCTGGGCCGCGCGGAAGTGGCCGCCGCCGCCGCGCTCGAGCATTGCCGCGCCGTGTATGGCGAAGCCGCCGCCACCTGCGCCGCGCACCAGCTCGCGCATGGCGGCGCGCGCATGGCATTGGGGCAGTACCAGCAGGCGCTGGAAGCGGCGCAGGCGGCGGCGCGGCTGGCCATGTCCGGCGGCCAGGCGCTGCCGGCCGACGAAGCCGATGCGCTGCTGCTGGCGGCGCAGGCACAGGCCGCGCTGGGACTCCAGGACGCGGCGGAAACGGCACTGGCCGGCCTGGAGGCGCGGCTGCTGCAAACGCCTCCCGCCACGGCCGGCATGCTCGACATGGTGCGCCAGGCGCGCCTGCAGGCGCGCGCGGAGCACGCCGGCATCGGCGCGGCCGAACTGCAGGCGCTGGCGCGCGAGGCGGGCGCCATGGCGCGGCAAGTGGCCGCCACGCGCGGCGCGGCCCATCCCGCCCATGCACAGGCCTTGCTGGACGCGGCCGGACTCAATGCGCGCGCGGGTGATGCCGCCACGGCGCGGTCCCAGTCGGCCCGCGCACTGGCCATCGGCATGGCGCATGAACAGACCATGCTCGAAGCGCGGGCGGCGGCGCAGCTGGGCGCGCTGGAACCCGACGCGGCCGGCATTTTCCTCGGCAAGCAGGCGGTCAATGCGCTGCAAGCCACGCGCGCCGGCACGGCCAGCCTGCCCGTGCCGCTGCGGCAGGGCTTTGTGCGGCAAAAACGCGCCGCCTACGGCCAGCTGGCGGACCGCCTGCTCGACCAGCGCCGCATCCACGAAGCGGAAACCGTGCTGGCCATGGTCCGCGAGGACGAATTCCACAGCCTGGTGCGCAGCGCCCCCGATCCGCGCGCCACGCGCCTCGGCTACACGGGCGCGGAGGGCGAATGGCAGCGCCAGTTCGAAGCGCGCGCCGCCGCCCTGCGCGCGGGCGCCCAGGCGCTGGCCGCGGCGCGCGAACGCCAGGCGCAGGGCGTGGCGCAAGCCGACGATGCATGGCGGCGGGCGAACGACGCCATGGCGCTGCTGCTCGATGGCGCCACCGAGGCGCTGACGGCGCTGGCGTCCGGCAGCGTGGCCACGCCGGCACCGGCAGGCAAGGCTGGCATGGCGCGGGCCGAACCGCTCAAGCGGGGCGTGCTGCACCTGACTTATCTGGTTACCGACACGCGCCTGCGCATCGTCGCGCAGCGCGGCGGACGGAGCGGCAGCACCATCCACGACGTGGCCATCGACGAGCGCGCGCTGGCGCAGCGCATCGCCCGCCTGCGCCGCAGCGCGCAAGACCCGGGACAGGACGCGCGCGCCGACGCCCAGGCGCTGTATGCGCTGCTGCTGGCACCGGCCAGCCGGGAACTGGACGGCGCCACCTCGCTGTCGCTGTCGCTGGACGGCGTCTTGCGCTACCTGCCGTTCGCCATGCTGCATGACGGGCGCCGCTGGCTGGTCGAACGGCTGCCCGTCTCGCTGCATGCCAGCGGCGGCGAACAGGCCGGCGCACAAGAAGCGCCGCGCCGCGCGCCATCGCTTGCCCTGTTCGGCCAGACGCGCGCAAGCGGCGAACTGCCGGCCCTGCCCTTCGTGCAGCGCGAACTGCGCGCCGTGCAGGCGATCGGACACGCGGCGCGCATCCCCAGCCAGGTCTACCTCGATGGCGACTTCACCGGCGCGGCGCTGCAGCGCGCGCTGCCCGCCAACAGCAGCGTCCATATCGCCAGCCATTTCGTGCTGCGCTCGGGCGCGGGCGCGGACTCCTACCTGCTGCTGGGCGATGGAGGCAAACTCAGCCTGGCGGAACTGGCGCAGGACGGCTACCGCTTCGCCGGCCTGGACCTGCTCACCCTGTCGGCCTGCGAAACGGCCGTGCCCGCCGGCACCGATGCCACGGGACGCGAACTGGAAGGCCTGGCCTGGCTGGCCCGCCAGCGCGGCGCGCGCAATGTGCTGGCCAGCCTGTGGCGCGTGTCGGACCAGTCGACGGCCACCCTGATGGGCGATTTTTATGCGGCGCTGGCGCAAGGCAAGGGCAAGCCGCAAGCCTTGCGCCAGGCGCAGTTGCGGCAGATCCGCGCCGCCCGGCACGCCGTCACGGCGACGCGGGGCCTGACGCCGCTCGACGCCGCCGGCGGCAGCGGCGACGCGCGCGGCCATCCCTTCTACTGGGCCGGTTTCATCCTGCTCGGCTCCTGA
- a CDS encoding caspase family protein has product MKNKRRWGRLLLLSYLLSGAALAGERHALLIGVGALPAMPRSSWLAGPATDVAAMRDALRRQGFADEHIYRLADDAGASQAPTRAAILARLAQLEQSLGKDDVLLLYWSGHSVLLPVYPGQAAAPQGRRTRLLTRDSQVSHQGRQLDGGLDSSELGRAIDAFAARQTQVVAVFDTCHAAAGTRSGDGLAWRGLAASDIGWRPAPGKGTPPDEARARPRYVAFFAAEAQQRTPEAATAATPGLAAGLFTRAVIAALQRQPQTYAMWAASATQQYRSALQAYQLPRSAWPSPVYAGALDAPLWHGDDAAMPAPRWPVRRDAQGWLVPFGLLDGMRDGDLFQHADTRWRASKAGWGETRLTLLPGSADAAAGWATRTPAPLPAGSIRPGKQGERLAALLALPATPGPPLLDARIELTLPGKAPRQLAFADGDLGVLPAGTRIRLSVENRSAASVDLGLAHLPLDGPAARIYPALDGDSNRMPPAIGAGISRIERSFVVSGPHYGVEWLALVAAPAANGTLPRRFAIIEALPALPPTRGAASVAVPVAETGNPDQAQVARLSWRSVQ; this is encoded by the coding sequence ATGAAAAACAAGCGGCGCTGGGGGCGCTTGCTACTGCTGAGTTACCTGCTGAGCGGCGCGGCGCTGGCCGGCGAACGCCATGCGCTGCTGATCGGCGTGGGCGCCTTGCCCGCCATGCCGCGCAGCAGCTGGCTGGCCGGCCCCGCCACGGACGTGGCCGCCATGCGCGACGCGCTACGGCGACAGGGTTTCGCCGATGAACATATCTACCGCCTGGCCGATGATGCGGGCGCCAGCCAGGCGCCCACCCGCGCGGCCATCCTGGCGCGCCTGGCGCAGCTGGAACAGTCGCTGGGCAAGGACGATGTCCTGCTGCTGTACTGGTCGGGCCACAGCGTGCTGCTGCCCGTCTATCCGGGACAAGCCGCCGCGCCACAGGGACGGCGCACGCGCTTGCTGACGCGCGACAGCCAGGTCAGCCACCAGGGGCGGCAGCTCGATGGCGGCCTCGATAGCAGCGAACTGGGGCGCGCCATCGATGCGTTTGCCGCGCGGCAGACACAAGTCGTGGCCGTGTTCGACACCTGCCATGCGGCAGCGGGCACGCGCAGCGGCGATGGCCTCGCGTGGCGCGGACTGGCGGCGAGCGACATCGGCTGGCGCCCGGCCCCTGGCAAGGGCACGCCGCCCGACGAAGCGCGGGCGCGGCCCCGTTATGTCGCCTTTTTCGCCGCCGAAGCCCAGCAGCGCACGCCGGAGGCCGCCACGGCCGCCACGCCGGGTCTGGCAGCGGGATTGTTTACCCGGGCCGTCATCGCCGCCTTGCAGCGCCAGCCGCAAACCTATGCCATGTGGGCCGCCAGCGCCACGCAGCAATACAGGAGCGCATTGCAGGCTTACCAGCTGCCCCGCTCCGCCTGGCCTTCGCCCGTGTATGCGGGGGCGCTCGATGCGCCGTTGTGGCATGGCGACGATGCGGCCATGCCGGCGCCGCGCTGGCCCGTGCGGCGCGATGCGCAAGGCTGGCTGGTGCCGTTCGGCTTGCTGGACGGCATGCGCGACGGCGACCTGTTCCAGCATGCGGACACGCGCTGGCGCGCTAGCAAGGCTGGCTGGGGAGAAACGCGGCTGACGCTGCTACCGGGCAGTGCCGACGCCGCAGCGGGCTGGGCCACCCGCACGCCCGCGCCGCTGCCTGCGGGATCGATACGCCCGGGCAAACAGGGAGAGCGTCTCGCCGCCCTGCTGGCGCTGCCCGCCACGCCGGGCCCGCCCCTGCTCGACGCGCGCATCGAACTGACCCTGCCGGGCAAGGCGCCGCGCCAGCTGGCATTCGCCGATGGCGACCTCGGCGTGCTGCCGGCCGGCACGCGCATCCGCCTCAGCGTGGAAAACCGCAGCGCCGCTTCCGTCGACCTGGGCCTGGCGCACTTGCCGCTGGACGGCCCCGCCGCGCGCATCTATCCGGCCCTCGACGGCGACAGCAACCGCATGCCGCCCGCCATCGGCGCCGGCATCAGCCGCATCGAGCGCAGCTTCGTCGTCAGCGGCCCCCACTATGGCGTGGAATGGCTGGCGCTGGTGGCGGCACCGGCGGCAAATGGCACCCTGCCGCGCCGCTTCGCCATCATCGAAGCGTTGCCGGCCCTGCCACCCACGCGCGGCGCGGCCAGCGTTGCGGTCCCCGTGGCGGAAACGGGCAACCCCGACCAGGCCCAGGTGGCCCGGCTGTCCTGGCGCTCCGTCCAATGA
- a CDS encoding RNA polymerase sigma factor, with protein sequence MSALPVNPAELLAAMAAGDQRALDALYRAWSPRVRVFARLQLSGSGLDVHAVADEITVDVFHAIWRAPMRYDGRVAFGTWLLTLARNKAVDQIRRHGKRLAREVPLDSDNEEQQEQAEHDPGPQVARESLQRRHAVLKCLLRLRNPMQRESLTLWAIDDLSVADIAHIQQAPEGTVKTRLFHGRINLRQCIQRWFAQEGGRHG encoded by the coding sequence ATGAGCGCATTGCCTGTCAATCCCGCCGAACTGCTCGCTGCCATGGCGGCAGGCGACCAGCGCGCGCTGGACGCCCTGTACCGCGCCTGGTCGCCGCGCGTGCGCGTGTTTGCGCGCCTGCAGCTATCGGGCTCGGGGCTTGATGTGCACGCGGTCGCCGACGAAATCACGGTGGACGTGTTCCACGCTATCTGGCGCGCGCCCATGCGCTACGACGGCCGGGTGGCGTTCGGCACCTGGCTGCTGACCCTGGCGCGCAACAAGGCGGTCGACCAGATCCGCCGCCATGGCAAGCGCCTGGCACGCGAAGTGCCGCTCGACAGCGATAACGAGGAGCAGCAGGAACAGGCGGAACACGATCCGGGACCACAGGTGGCGAGGGAAAGCCTGCAACGACGCCATGCAGTGCTGAAATGCCTGCTGCGTCTGCGCAACCCGATGCAGCGCGAAAGCCTGACCCTATGGGCCATCGACGACCTGTCGGTGGCCGATATTGCCCATATTCAACAAGCACCGGAAGGCACCGTCAAGACGCGCTTGTTTCATGGCCGCATCAACTTACGCCAGTGCATACAGCGCTGGTTTGCCCAGGAAGGCGGCCGCCATGGCTAA
- a CDS encoding helix-turn-helix transcriptional regulator: protein MHENMLSGNVAMQRLTPAERLVAAMAMRGTPYKSIARALDKSPATVRNQLHMIYRKLGVSNRTALACALRSDG, encoded by the coding sequence ATGCATGAAAATATGCTCTCCGGCAACGTCGCCATGCAGCGCCTGACGCCGGCCGAGCGGCTGGTGGCGGCCATGGCCATGCGCGGCACGCCCTACAAATCGATCGCCCGCGCGCTCGACAAGTCGCCCGCCACCGTGCGCAACCAGCTGCATATGATTTACCGCAAGCTTGGCGTGAGCAATCGGACGGCGCTGGCCTGCGCCTTGCGCAGCGACGGCTAG
- a CDS encoding glutathione binding-like protein, with amino-acid sequence MSQLSDFPITQKWPARHPERLQLYSLPTPNGIKVSILLEELGLAYEPHLVSFEQNDQLSPAFLSLNPNNKIPAILDPDGPDGKPLALFESGAILLYLAEKTGKFLPQDAGLRYETIQWLMFQMGGIGPMFGQVGFFHKFAGKEYEDKRPLERYLGEAKRLLGVLEQRLQGRDWIMGSQYTIADIAIFPWVRCLVGFYGAGELVGFNNFPNVRRVLDAFLARPAVIKGVDIPSRG; translated from the coding sequence ATGTCCCAACTTTCCGACTTCCCCATCACCCAAAAATGGCCTGCCCGGCATCCCGAGCGCCTGCAGCTGTACTCGCTGCCGACGCCGAACGGCATCAAGGTCTCCATCCTGCTGGAAGAGCTGGGCCTGGCGTACGAGCCGCACCTGGTCAGCTTCGAGCAAAACGACCAGCTGTCGCCCGCCTTCCTGTCGCTCAATCCGAACAACAAGATTCCCGCCATCCTCGATCCGGACGGTCCCGATGGCAAGCCGCTGGCCCTGTTCGAGTCGGGCGCCATCCTGCTGTACCTGGCGGAAAAGACGGGCAAGTTCCTGCCGCAGGATGCGGGCCTGCGCTATGAAACAATACAATGGCTGATGTTCCAGATGGGCGGTATCGGCCCCATGTTCGGCCAGGTGGGCTTCTTCCACAAGTTTGCCGGCAAGGAGTACGAAGACAAGCGTCCGCTGGAGCGCTATCTCGGCGAGGCAAAGCGCCTGCTGGGCGTGCTCGAGCAGCGCCTGCAGGGCCGCGACTGGATCATGGGGAGTCAGTACACGATTGCCGACATCGCCATCTTCCCGTGGGTGCGCTGCCTGGTGGGTTTTTATGGCGCGGGCGAGCTGGTCGGTTTTAATAACTTCCCGAATGTGCGGCGCGTGCTGGACGCGTTCCTGGCCCGGCCTGCCGTCATCAAGGGCGTCGATATCCCATCGCGTGGCTAA